GGCCGGCATCCACTTTTTGTTGTTGTATTCTGCTTGGTCTGAATTTACTATCGTAATAAAAAGACTCAAACATAGATTTGGTCACTGAAAAATTAGTATCTACACCAATCAAATCCATTAACCGAAAAGGACCCATTTTAAATCCCGAACTTTCCACTAATCTGTCTACTTGTTCAAAATCAGCCACATTTTCTTCGGCTATCTTCAGCGATTCAACATAAAAATGGCGCGCTACACGATTAACGATGAAACCGGGCGAATCTTTTGCCATCACGGCCTTTTTGCCCATTTTTTCAGCTAGGGCTTTAGTAGTTGCAGCAATTTCTGGATGTGTTGAGGCTCCAGAAATGATTTCCACTAATTTCATTATGTGAGCAGGATTGAAAAAATGCATCCCAACTAATCTTTCAGGATTTTGCAAGCCAGCGCCAATTTGCGTAATGGGAATGGAAGAAGTATTTGTGGCTAAAATAGTACTTTCTAAATTGATCTTTTCCAATTTACTGAAAAGGTCAATTTTTACCTGCAGTTTTTCTACAATGGCTTCAATAATGACATCAGCTTTCAGCTGTTCTAAATCAGAAATAAAACTGATGTTCGCTAAGCAAGCATCTTTTTGATCTTCTGAGACCTTTCCTTTTTCAATCCCCTTATCCAGGTTTTTTGTAATCGCTTTTTTGGCTTTGTCCAAAGCCGCTTCCTGAATATCAAATATTGTGGTTTTATAGCCGGCCATAGCACTCATTTGTGC
This is a stretch of genomic DNA from Marivirga harenae. It encodes these proteins:
- a CDS encoding 3-hydroxyacyl-CoA dehydrogenase NAD-binding domain-containing protein, which translates into the protein MKLNEIKSIGIVGAGTMGSGIAQMSAMAGYKTTIFDIQEAALDKAKKAITKNLDKGIEKGKVSEDQKDACLANISFISDLEQLKADVIIEAIVEKLQVKIDLFSKLEKINLESTILATNTSSIPITQIGAGLQNPERLVGMHFFNPAHIMKLVEIISGASTHPEIAATTKALAEKMGKKAVMAKDSPGFIVNRVARHFYVESLKIAEENVADFEQVDRLVESSGFKMGPFRLMDLIGVDTNFSVTKSMFESFYYDSKFRPSRIQQQKVDAGHHGRKSGKGFYDYN